In Nitrospira sp., the following are encoded in one genomic region:
- a CDS encoding DUF3467 domain-containing protein, whose amino-acid sequence MEAESSDVRSNGGLAARYANYFEIGHNGAEFIVDFGQAFAVVEERQVHTRIVTSPAHASALLRLLEESIERYERIYGAIREE is encoded by the coding sequence ATGGAAGCAGAATCATCAGACGTACGCAGCAATGGGGGATTGGCAGCACGGTATGCGAACTATTTTGAGATTGGCCACAACGGCGCCGAGTTCATCGTCGACTTTGGGCAAGCCTTTGCAGTGGTGGAGGAACGGCAGGTGCACACACGAATCGTTACGAGCCCTGCCCACGCTAGTGCCCTTCTTCGACTATTAGAAGAGTCGATCGAGCGGTATGAGCGAATCTACGGAGCAATTCGTGAAGAGTAG
- a CDS encoding DUF2628 domain-containing protein produces the protein MKKFKIFKHSFGMMEVVKQGWSWPACCFNIFWALAKQMWVLGAGSLVAWFSFLIIGPVVLPDLLWTISYFIVSIGIGVVFGINGNDWREQNLVSRGFQYQGTVAAADSDSAIATFAKGDLAVVV, from the coding sequence ATGAAGAAGTTCAAAATTTTTAAACACTCATTCGGCATGATGGAAGTAGTGAAGCAAGGATGGTCTTGGCCAGCCTGTTGTTTTAATATTTTCTGGGCATTGGCCAAGCAGATGTGGGTATTAGGTGCTGGTTCTTTGGTGGCATGGTTCTCATTTCTCATCATCGGGCCTGTCGTACTTCCAGATCTACTTTGGACCATCAGCTATTTCATTGTCAGCATTGGAATTGGCGTTGTGTTTGGTATCAACGGCAATGATTGGAGAGAACAGAATTTGGTATCAAGAGGATTCCAGTATCAGGGGACGGTAGCGGCTGCCGATTCAGATAGTGCCATCGCAACGTTTGCAAAAGGCGATCTGGCCGTAGTGGTGTAA
- a CDS encoding dynamin family protein, with protein sequence MPLKEELRSARESILKQIGGVLNSLRAVAVELKMTETAEDLSDVHDRLNSDAFTLIVLGGSKSGKSALLNALAGRITRPVAELDSRTTASLGCRYSCPSTVTRIRYAEKPYVVAWGLDEKYQEWSLSLYFGQLTGSMNEEEMDKFLKHTREIELGLPLELCQAGVTLIDTPETGGALQAKPAISEVIKQADAAIFVCRAEDFAESDSQPFMDFKLLGRGPHVFTVVNVPNDAPPVEELKKAAWNRLVRELRGGPEYTGQSIGEFTALDIYFVNMLNHDEDTFSDVSSRVDVSGLKLLETRLAKFLLYDRQPTHLEEFLSRTHILATSIAQMIEQRKCTLQTDEQQIEHASQLIQPQLTSIRARQEKLPNFFEHRRLECERELSASFEELIARLGRDMPNELKARPLASMKSITERVKLAFRPQPAIEETLELCNVIVAEQVKLWAENPPELPGVQMTLTPIINKLFEDIRKEVAAIDQAMIQIHISLTGKIPSDGGVNSLGSLEDRVISKVVGLLPEYKLSGFLAAGGTKFRAIAGALAGKMVAVAFLHHIGFGAVGLLNPLVLIPAVLAALAAGSMGLEDRIKTKVWEEIEKGLLSMPTKTRSQINQEVGKLFKQIEVEISREVVVTIEAAEKNIQEMMELNQRRRTEKGKGLADLDKARQRVIAQLHALEMAMPHVLQAI encoded by the coding sequence ATGCCACTGAAGGAAGAACTCAGATCAGCACGAGAGTCCATACTGAAACAGATAGGAGGCGTTCTGAATTCATTGAGGGCGGTCGCCGTTGAGTTAAAGATGACAGAAACTGCAGAAGATCTGAGCGACGTACATGATAGGCTCAACTCCGACGCCTTTACTCTTATCGTTCTCGGCGGCTCTAAGAGCGGTAAATCCGCGCTCCTCAATGCTTTAGCGGGCAGAATAACCCGCCCTGTGGCGGAGCTGGATTCTAGAACAACTGCTTCGTTAGGTTGTCGCTATTCCTGTCCTTCGACCGTAACACGTATCCGCTATGCAGAGAAACCGTACGTAGTGGCATGGGGATTGGATGAGAAGTACCAGGAGTGGTCACTCTCGTTGTATTTTGGGCAATTAACTGGATCTATGAATGAAGAGGAGATGGACAAGTTTCTTAAGCATACTCGAGAGATTGAACTGGGATTGCCTTTAGAGCTTTGTCAAGCGGGTGTAACGCTGATTGATACACCAGAGACGGGCGGTGCATTACAAGCCAAGCCTGCTATTTCTGAGGTAATCAAGCAAGCTGACGCTGCCATTTTCGTATGCCGGGCTGAAGACTTTGCTGAGTCCGACAGTCAGCCGTTCATGGATTTCAAACTCTTAGGTCGTGGGCCTCATGTGTTCACTGTTGTCAATGTACCGAACGATGCACCACCGGTGGAAGAATTGAAGAAAGCAGCGTGGAATCGACTTGTAAGAGAGTTGAGGGGTGGGCCGGAATACACCGGTCAGAGCATAGGTGAGTTCACAGCATTAGATATCTATTTCGTAAACATGCTCAATCACGACGAAGACACATTTTCTGATGTTAGCTCAAGGGTAGATGTTTCTGGTCTGAAATTGCTTGAAACACGCTTGGCTAAGTTCCTCCTTTATGATCGGCAGCCAACTCACCTCGAGGAGTTTCTGAGTAGGACACACATCTTGGCTACAAGCATCGCACAAATGATCGAACAACGGAAATGCACTCTGCAGACAGATGAACAACAGATTGAACACGCATCTCAACTAATTCAACCACAGCTAACTTCCATACGTGCCCGACAGGAGAAATTGCCAAACTTTTTCGAGCATCGGCGTCTAGAGTGCGAACGGGAATTATCCGCTAGTTTCGAGGAGCTAATTGCCAGGCTCGGTCGGGACATGCCTAATGAACTCAAAGCTCGGCCGCTTGCCTCAATGAAGTCCATAACCGAGAGGGTCAAGCTTGCCTTTCGACCACAGCCAGCAATCGAGGAAACGCTGGAGCTCTGCAATGTGATTGTTGCTGAACAAGTCAAACTGTGGGCAGAAAACCCGCCGGAGCTTCCTGGGGTGCAGATGACACTGACTCCAATCATCAATAAATTATTTGAGGACATTCGTAAGGAAGTAGCAGCAATCGACCAGGCCATGATCCAGATTCACATTTCCCTTACAGGAAAAATTCCTAGCGATGGTGGTGTGAATAGCCTAGGCAGCTTGGAGGACCGTGTCATCTCAAAAGTGGTTGGGTTGCTACCTGAATATAAACTGTCTGGGTTCTTAGCCGCAGGTGGAACGAAATTCCGCGCGATCGCCGGTGCCCTTGCTGGCAAAATGGTTGCCGTCGCTTTTCTTCATCACATTGGATTTGGGGCAGTGGGGCTTCTCAATCCACTGGTCCTTATCCCAGCGGTTCTTGCAGCCCTTGCTGCAGGGTCGATGGGCCTGGAGGACCGGATTAAGACAAAGGTTTGGGAAGAGATCGAGAAGGGACTCCTCTCGATGCCTACGAAGACGAGAAGCCAAATAAACCAAGAAGTAGGAAAGCTCTTCAAGCAGATTGAGGTGGAAATCTCAAGAGAAGTGGTAGTAACGATAGAAGCTGCTGAAAAAAACATTCAGGAAATGATGGAACTTAACCAGCGTCGCCGAACTGAAAAGGGGAAGGGTCTTGCAGATCTCGACAAGGCAAGGCAGCGAGTCATCGCTCAACTTCATGCGCTTGAGATGGCCATGCCGCACGTTCTGCAGGCAATCTGA
- a CDS encoding sigma-54 dependent transcriptional regulator, producing MSQVHVLVVDDDPAVRDVLREALIQEEYNVSTAEDGATAIQAAKNSVVHVVITDFQLPDIDGLEIIDRLAKLDAKIIPIMMTGFGTIETAVRAMKSGAFDFITKPFDLEAVAVVVRKATEFLRLRQENHLLRKAVRDQYRLEQLVGASEPIQQVMEFVRKVADSDSTVMIQGESGTGKELVARMLHFNSLRKDRPLVPVNCGAIPENLLESELFGHEKGAFTGATHARMGRFELANGGTIFLDEIGEMSLPLQVKLLRVLQEREFERVGGNRTIHVDVRIVAATNQDLEMLVEEKRFRKDLFYRLNVIPIIIPPLRERRSDIPLLIDHFLTRFNQSKHTEVSGPAADALQLLTEYDWPGNIRELENMVERLVVLKKHGVLSLGDLPEKISRRPPGPELTEQFIRFSEDGINLSREVEQYEKHLIMEALRKANGVTSRAAQLLHLNRTTLVEKLKRKGVDPRSNLDTIPLWPRPSSQKIDDLSP from the coding sequence ATGAGTCAAGTCCACGTTCTGGTTGTCGATGACGATCCTGCCGTGCGTGATGTGCTGCGGGAAGCCCTAATCCAGGAAGAGTATAACGTCTCCACTGCCGAGGACGGTGCGACGGCCATTCAGGCGGCCAAGAATTCGGTGGTTCACGTCGTGATCACGGATTTTCAGCTGCCTGATATCGATGGGCTCGAGATCATCGATCGCCTTGCGAAACTGGACGCGAAGATCATTCCCATCATGATGACCGGATTCGGCACGATTGAAACAGCGGTCCGTGCCATGAAGTCCGGCGCGTTCGACTTCATTACCAAGCCGTTTGATCTTGAAGCCGTGGCGGTCGTGGTTCGGAAGGCGACGGAGTTCCTTCGCCTTCGGCAGGAAAACCACCTCTTGCGGAAAGCTGTCCGTGATCAATATCGGTTGGAACAGCTGGTGGGCGCCAGCGAGCCCATCCAACAAGTGATGGAGTTCGTTCGAAAAGTTGCCGACAGCGACAGTACGGTCATGATTCAAGGCGAGAGCGGCACCGGTAAGGAGTTGGTGGCTCGCATGCTCCACTTCAATAGTCTGCGAAAGGATCGTCCCCTGGTCCCGGTGAATTGCGGCGCCATTCCGGAAAACCTGCTGGAGTCGGAACTCTTCGGGCACGAAAAAGGCGCGTTCACGGGAGCCACTCATGCGCGGATGGGCCGTTTTGAACTGGCAAATGGAGGCACCATCTTTCTCGATGAAATCGGCGAAATGAGCCTGCCGTTGCAAGTGAAGCTCCTGCGGGTGTTACAAGAACGGGAATTCGAACGAGTAGGGGGAAATCGGACGATTCATGTGGATGTGCGTATCGTCGCCGCGACCAATCAGGATTTGGAAATGTTGGTCGAGGAAAAGCGATTTCGTAAGGACCTGTTCTATCGGCTCAATGTGATTCCCATCATCATCCCTCCTCTTCGAGAACGCCGGAGCGATATTCCGCTCTTGATCGACCACTTTCTGACTCGATTTAATCAAAGCAAGCACACCGAGGTTTCCGGCCCTGCAGCCGACGCCCTCCAGCTATTGACCGAATACGATTGGCCCGGCAACATTCGAGAGTTAGAGAACATGGTCGAGCGGTTGGTCGTGCTCAAAAAACACGGAGTTCTTTCTCTTGGAGATCTCCCCGAGAAAATCAGCCGGAGGCCGCCGGGCCCCGAACTTACGGAGCAGTTCATCCGGTTCAGCGAGGACGGCATCAACCTTTCCAGAGAAGTTGAGCAGTACGAAAAACATCTCATCATGGAAGCCTTGCGCAAAGCCAACGGTGTCACCTCGCGAGCAGCGCAACTGCTCCATCTGAACCGGACGACATTGGTTGAAAAACTTAAGCGTAAGGGTGTGGATCCACGATCCAATCTAGACACCATCCCATTATGGCCGCGGCCTTCTAGTCAAAAGATTGACGACCTATCACCTTAG
- a CDS encoding tetratricopeptide repeat protein, whose translation MAVYRCCLRYRPFLFSLAAWMSFFSPTVGEAPSHSPLNTSIAAATERTTSNRNPVTGERLAQPLPDDGPRQEGLSSGIDGLAWQEGWSAYKKNAWPEAQRFFEKIVKEHPESPLVPSAKAFLVELLLREGGSRQSRFEAIVEYKKLLRDHPQSSNARRAGWRIADLHFEQGVFQEAQALYEQAMAHSVTVPFDRNRALLGLGYTFMAMGKWSEAEHAFVDVRKGSEDELLLQGATLGLAHALFREQRFSEAQPIFDIGYRRWPHLLRGDPLSLQRYALTQANLHHAASARELMLLFYDLYPRHDYAPAALLHVAEGLRASGKQPLAEFVYALIPSLYPTSALETTAKLRLAALRAENMLPAGSNSLGLTVGAMIHDVPLPDQTDASYRSLLEEIATREVGNAMGSEALYYLGKEYEGTGDMNRALHTYKEITLRAPNKNEPWSLKASERLSALLTPWVEAAIASRDDLTVVSLFHRHGAMAEQRYARSPLLLDIAESHRRLGFSPEAVRLYQSVIKSHSESALVESVLIGLGKIYLDQRDPQAARKVLERYRFQFPLGKYEGEAVYLLIDTMRQQRDLQGLLHLCRTWLLRHPVHPERPAMYIQLAKTLGELEKLDESALAYEEAFRAGAAPSSDVLISYADTLSRVNQHERAIAAYQGVLEKKPNVSQADWARLQTAQHWTALKQYDRATVALAELNVTDDPMLNRLSSFLQASLRTAGRSGRSEGL comes from the coding sequence ATGGCCGTGTATCGATGCTGTTTACGATATCGTCCATTTCTGTTCTCACTGGCCGCCTGGATGTCGTTCTTCTCTCCGACCGTCGGGGAGGCCCCTTCCCATTCTCCTCTCAACACCTCGATCGCGGCAGCCACCGAACGAACGACATCAAACCGGAATCCAGTAACTGGTGAACGGCTCGCCCAACCGCTGCCGGATGACGGGCCTCGTCAGGAGGGCCTATCTTCTGGGATCGACGGTCTGGCTTGGCAAGAAGGCTGGTCAGCGTACAAGAAGAACGCATGGCCGGAGGCGCAACGATTCTTTGAGAAGATCGTAAAGGAACATCCTGAAAGTCCGCTCGTCCCATCGGCGAAAGCCTTCCTGGTCGAACTCTTGTTGCGTGAGGGTGGATCGAGACAATCCCGGTTCGAGGCGATCGTGGAGTACAAAAAGCTCCTCCGGGACCATCCGCAATCGTCAAATGCTAGGAGGGCGGGATGGCGGATCGCGGATTTGCATTTTGAGCAAGGCGTGTTCCAAGAGGCCCAAGCGCTTTACGAACAAGCTATGGCCCATTCCGTCACGGTTCCCTTCGATAGGAATCGAGCGTTGTTGGGTCTTGGGTACACGTTCATGGCCATGGGGAAATGGAGCGAGGCCGAGCACGCGTTTGTCGACGTTCGAAAAGGAAGTGAAGACGAACTGTTGCTCCAAGGAGCGACGTTGGGGTTGGCCCATGCGCTGTTCAGAGAGCAACGATTTTCCGAGGCGCAACCGATCTTCGATATCGGCTATCGACGGTGGCCGCATCTGCTGAGAGGCGATCCGTTGTCTCTTCAGCGGTATGCCCTCACGCAGGCGAACCTGCATCACGCGGCTTCCGCTCGAGAGCTCATGTTGCTCTTCTACGATCTCTATCCTCGCCATGACTATGCGCCTGCGGCTCTGCTGCATGTGGCAGAGGGATTGAGAGCGAGTGGCAAACAGCCGCTTGCTGAGTTCGTCTATGCTCTGATTCCCTCGCTCTATCCGACCAGCGCGTTGGAGACGACGGCCAAACTCCGGCTCGCTGCGCTTCGTGCGGAGAACATGTTGCCGGCCGGCAGCAATTCGCTCGGGCTCACGGTCGGCGCCATGATTCATGATGTGCCGCTTCCGGACCAGACCGACGCCTCCTACCGATCGCTGCTCGAAGAGATCGCGACTCGAGAAGTCGGTAATGCGATGGGAAGCGAGGCCCTGTATTACCTCGGCAAAGAATACGAAGGTACAGGCGACATGAATCGAGCGCTTCACACCTACAAGGAGATCACGCTTCGAGCCCCCAACAAGAACGAGCCATGGTCCTTGAAAGCTTCGGAGCGCCTGTCTGCCCTGCTGACACCGTGGGTCGAGGCGGCGATCGCATCGCGAGACGATCTGACGGTCGTCAGTCTGTTTCATAGGCACGGGGCAATGGCCGAGCAACGCTATGCGCGTTCTCCTCTGTTGCTTGACATAGCGGAATCTCATCGACGATTGGGATTCTCGCCGGAGGCGGTACGGCTGTACCAGTCAGTCATTAAATCGCACAGCGAGTCGGCATTGGTCGAATCTGTCTTGATCGGACTTGGAAAGATCTATCTGGATCAGCGGGATCCTCAAGCCGCCAGAAAAGTGCTGGAGCGATACCGGTTTCAGTTCCCTCTCGGAAAGTACGAAGGTGAAGCGGTGTATCTCCTGATCGATACCATGCGGCAACAGCGGGATCTGCAAGGGCTTCTCCATCTGTGCCGGACATGGCTCCTGCGTCATCCCGTTCATCCTGAACGACCAGCCATGTATATCCAGTTGGCCAAGACGCTGGGCGAACTGGAAAAACTCGATGAGTCCGCACTGGCCTACGAAGAGGCGTTCAGAGCCGGCGCAGCGCCATCGTCCGATGTGCTCATATCCTATGCGGATACCTTGTCGCGAGTGAATCAGCATGAGCGGGCCATCGCCGCCTATCAAGGAGTGTTGGAAAAGAAACCGAACGTGTCTCAAGCCGATTGGGCGCGGCTGCAAACCGCCCAACATTGGACGGCGTTAAAACAATACGACCGCGCCACCGTCGCTCTGGCCGAGCTCAATGTCACGGACGATCCGATGCTGAACCGACTGTCGTCGTTCCTTCAAGCGAGTTTGCGGACGGCCGGTCGTTCAGGGAGATCAGAGGGGCTATGA
- a CDS encoding ATP-binding protein — MTNAVAGHPEERELLHAAFRSFDEASQTLQQSYSALTARVEQMDLELARSNEALRRQLGDNEAMRLHLDGVLESLSTGVLVVDDGETISRSNRAAETLLGARDIELRNRRATDVLAEAGLGLRDRPQRIGQTIVSISRVPLRNDSSDRSGHLILFQDITRIYQLEEQLQRKERLAAMGELIGRIAHEIRNPLGSVELFASMLQRDLAEQSSAKRYALQISEAVQSMDRLLGNLLLYTRPVRMVRDWHLAEPLIGESIKLAAHALTRVPVDIRVDMGRNVHSIWCHDGQLKQVLVNLIVNAVQAMPNGGVLEISLSQEPPETLGTSAVRLTVRDSGMGIDPAHRSRIFDPFFTTKAEGTGLGLAIVYSIVEAHQGRIDVESRVGRGTACSIILPHPSMGGDPHEVQVRMGSEPESSDALPSAHEVM, encoded by the coding sequence ATGACGAATGCCGTGGCTGGACATCCGGAGGAACGTGAACTGCTGCACGCCGCCTTCAGAAGTTTTGATGAGGCTTCTCAAACGTTGCAGCAGTCGTACAGCGCGCTCACGGCACGCGTGGAACAGATGGATCTGGAGTTGGCACGGAGTAACGAAGCGCTTCGTCGGCAGCTCGGCGACAACGAGGCCATGCGCCTGCATCTGGATGGGGTTCTTGAGTCCTTGTCGACAGGGGTGTTGGTGGTGGACGATGGCGAGACGATCAGTCGCAGCAACCGCGCCGCCGAGACGTTACTGGGCGCCAGGGACATCGAACTTCGGAACCGTCGTGCGACGGATGTATTGGCCGAGGCGGGTCTCGGTCTGCGCGATCGGCCGCAACGCATCGGACAGACTATCGTCTCCATTAGCCGGGTTCCGCTCCGCAACGATTCCTCAGATCGCTCCGGCCACCTCATTCTGTTTCAGGACATCACCCGCATCTATCAGCTTGAGGAGCAGCTACAGCGCAAAGAACGGCTTGCAGCCATGGGAGAGCTGATCGGTCGGATCGCCCACGAGATCAGGAATCCCTTGGGCAGTGTGGAGCTTTTCGCGTCGATGCTGCAGCGCGATCTGGCCGAACAGTCGTCCGCCAAACGTTATGCCCTACAGATCTCGGAGGCCGTTCAGTCGATGGATCGTTTGCTGGGCAATCTCTTACTGTACACCAGACCCGTTCGCATGGTTCGTGATTGGCACTTGGCTGAGCCATTGATCGGCGAATCGATCAAGTTGGCCGCCCATGCACTCACCCGAGTGCCGGTTGACATCCGAGTGGATATGGGCCGGAACGTCCATTCGATCTGGTGTCACGACGGACAGCTGAAGCAAGTTCTCGTGAACCTGATCGTCAATGCGGTTCAGGCGATGCCGAATGGAGGTGTCTTGGAGATCAGTCTTTCCCAAGAACCGCCGGAGACGCTTGGCACGTCCGCCGTTCGGCTGACCGTGCGTGATTCAGGCATGGGTATCGACCCGGCCCATCGCTCGCGCATATTCGATCCATTCTTTACGACGAAAGCGGAGGGAACCGGTCTTGGCCTGGCGATTGTGTATTCGATTGTCGAAGCACACCAAGGACGGATCGATGTCGAGAGCAGGGTCGGGCGAGGCACTGCATGCTCGATCATTCTCCCTCATCCTTCGATGGGCGGAGATCCACATGAGGTGCAAGTCCGAATGGGGAGCGAGCCTGAATCCAGCGACGCTCTCCCAAGCGCGCATGAGGTAATGTGA
- a CDS encoding sigma-54 dependent transcriptional regulator, translating to MNDREKSSPLSEGGDENERILIVDDDPSMRTALMETVKRLGYSVQGAVDGMDAIERLVHFRPWLVLTDLRMPRLNGLELIKEVRARAPQATIVLMTAYGAIETAVEAMKLGAGEYLLKPFSMDVLERVIANLKSGREEGTVAGHSPNPLDNRALLTQDPGMIRLISTIEGVASSQATVLIQGESGTGKELLARFIHNRSPRAHRPFIAVNCAALPDGLLESELFGHERGAFTGALIRKIGKFEMAHTGTLLLDEISEMNLSLQAKLLRVLQEREVDRIGGRDPVSINIRVIATTNRALFREVEQGRFREDLYYRLNVFPVTVPPLRERTIDIPLLARHFVSQAALRNGLAQPALSESATAHLQRLMWKGNVRELENVMERAVLLAGSGPILPEHCPAEQSGETPVQSVRPQQPVNGSLWEMERELIFKTLARVKDNRTHAAKELGISIRTLRNKLREYRETERPLSITAP from the coding sequence ATGAATGACCGGGAGAAGAGTAGCCCTCTTTCTGAAGGTGGTGACGAGAACGAGCGCATTCTCATCGTCGATGACGACCCATCGATGCGAACCGCACTCATGGAGACGGTCAAGCGGCTCGGCTATTCGGTGCAAGGAGCGGTTGATGGAATGGACGCCATCGAACGGCTTGTCCATTTTCGTCCCTGGCTGGTGCTGACCGACCTCCGGATGCCGCGTCTGAACGGGCTTGAATTGATCAAGGAGGTCAGGGCGCGTGCTCCTCAAGCCACGATCGTTCTGATGACGGCTTATGGGGCCATAGAAACCGCCGTCGAGGCCATGAAGCTGGGTGCCGGCGAGTATCTCTTGAAACCGTTCTCAATGGACGTGCTGGAGCGAGTCATCGCAAATCTCAAATCGGGACGAGAAGAAGGAACCGTCGCTGGTCACTCGCCCAATCCCCTGGACAACAGGGCTCTTCTAACCCAAGACCCAGGCATGATCCGGCTCATCAGCACCATCGAAGGGGTGGCATCTAGTCAGGCCACCGTACTGATTCAGGGGGAGAGCGGCACAGGAAAAGAGCTGCTGGCCAGGTTTATCCATAATCGGAGTCCGCGAGCCCATCGCCCGTTCATTGCGGTCAATTGTGCGGCGTTGCCTGATGGATTGCTCGAGAGCGAACTGTTCGGCCACGAGCGCGGTGCGTTCACCGGCGCGTTGATCAGAAAAATCGGCAAGTTTGAGATGGCTCATACCGGGACATTGCTCCTGGACGAAATCAGTGAAATGAACTTGAGCCTCCAAGCCAAGTTGTTGCGCGTGCTGCAGGAACGTGAGGTCGATCGGATTGGGGGCCGCGACCCGGTTTCAATCAATATTCGCGTGATCGCGACGACCAATCGGGCGCTCTTTCGAGAAGTCGAGCAAGGACGTTTTCGTGAGGACCTGTACTATCGTCTCAACGTCTTTCCGGTCACGGTTCCCCCGCTGCGTGAACGGACGATCGACATTCCATTGCTCGCGCGGCATTTTGTGAGCCAGGCGGCCCTGAGAAATGGTCTGGCGCAACCGGCTCTGTCAGAAAGCGCGACTGCTCACTTGCAACGGTTGATGTGGAAAGGAAACGTCCGTGAACTGGAGAATGTCATGGAACGGGCCGTGTTGCTGGCAGGGTCTGGTCCGATCCTTCCCGAACACTGTCCTGCTGAACAAAGCGGAGAAACGCCGGTCCAGTCTGTCCGTCCGCAACAGCCGGTGAACGGATCCCTGTGGGAAATGGAGAGGGAGTTGATTTTTAAGACGCTGGCACGAGTGAAGGACAATCGTACCCACGCGGCGAAGGAGCTGGGCATCAGCATTCGTACGTTACGAAATAAACTGCGAGAGTATCGGGAGACTGAACGACCATTGTCTATCACTGCGCCGTGA
- the flgB gene encoding flagellar basal body rod protein FlgB encodes MAAIMAVTSVLQQALWLQGYNDVGGKEHGVMTIFDRTMRLLERTLDLRSARQRVIASNLANEETPGYRASELTFMDQLQAARKGRLPIVMAATQSGHFGARGPQGVQAVTGKLSEVPAGDLPLDANSVNLELEMAKLSENAMQYNAAATILAKKFNGLLSAIRDAR; translated from the coding sequence GTGGCAGCGATCATGGCCGTCACCTCAGTGCTCCAACAGGCATTATGGTTGCAAGGGTATAACGACGTTGGTGGAAAGGAGCATGGGGTCATGACGATTTTTGATCGAACGATGCGGCTCTTGGAGCGAACACTTGATCTTCGCAGCGCACGACAACGAGTGATCGCTTCGAACTTGGCCAACGAAGAAACACCGGGCTACCGCGCATCGGAATTGACCTTTATGGATCAATTACAGGCGGCCCGCAAGGGACGTCTGCCGATCGTCATGGCTGCGACGCAGTCTGGACATTTCGGCGCTCGTGGGCCGCAGGGTGTTCAGGCAGTCACGGGGAAACTCAGTGAAGTCCCCGCCGGCGATCTCCCGCTCGACGCAAACTCCGTGAATCTCGAGTTGGAGATGGCCAAATTGTCCGAGAACGCCATGCAGTACAACGCAGCTGCGACGATACTGGCCAAGAAGTTCAACGGATTACTGAGTGCCATACGAGATGCGAGATAA
- the flgC gene encoding flagellar basal body rod protein FlgC: protein MEMSDSLAVSVSGLDAQRRRLNVIASNLANAQSTKTPTGGPYKRRDVVFRSTSVPGSFQQAFRKVAIGPAAHALEGVSVARVVEDSKPGQLIYDPHHPDADPKGFVRLPNVNVMEEMVNMIGASRAYEANVQAINATRAMWNKALEIGR, encoded by the coding sequence ATGGAAATGTCCGACAGTCTGGCCGTATCGGTTTCCGGTTTGGATGCCCAACGGCGACGACTCAATGTGATCGCCAGCAATCTTGCGAATGCCCAATCGACCAAGACGCCGACTGGTGGTCCGTATAAACGACGGGATGTCGTCTTTCGTTCGACCTCGGTCCCAGGCTCATTTCAACAGGCGTTTCGCAAAGTCGCGATCGGACCGGCGGCGCATGCGCTCGAAGGGGTCTCCGTCGCACGAGTGGTGGAAGATTCCAAGCCTGGACAGCTGATTTATGATCCCCATCATCCGGACGCCGATCCCAAAGGGTTCGTGCGGCTTCCCAACGTGAATGTCATGGAAGAGATGGTGAACATGATCGGCGCTTCGCGCGCGTACGAAGCCAATGTCCAGGCGATCAATGCGACACGCGCCATGTGGAACAAGGCGCTCGAGATTGGGAGGTGA
- the fliE gene encoding flagellar hook-basal body complex protein FliE, which yields MMSQIYGPTSGVAPIPDVAHGVGSAGTAGASGFVDTLKSAIGKVNDTQLEAGRAVEALMTGDTQDIHRTMVALQQADVSFQLMMQIRNKLVAAYEEIQRMQV from the coding sequence ATGATGAGTCAGATATACGGTCCGACATCCGGTGTCGCTCCCATTCCCGATGTGGCTCATGGCGTCGGGTCAGCCGGGACAGCCGGCGCCTCCGGATTCGTGGATACGCTCAAGTCCGCGATCGGAAAGGTCAACGACACGCAGCTGGAAGCCGGCCGAGCGGTGGAAGCCCTCATGACGGGTGACACGCAGGACATTCACCGGACGATGGTGGCGTTGCAGCAGGCAGACGTGTCTTTCCAGTTGATGATGCAAATCAGGAACAAACTGGTGGCGGCTTATGAAGAAATTCAACGGATGCAGGTCTAA